The proteins below are encoded in one region of Virgibacillus dokdonensis:
- a CDS encoding AlbA family DNA-binding domain-containing protein: MINKSFTDITLDDIKELQQNSVKEGKSIDYKEQININDKSARKELAADITSFANTVGGDLLFGIKEDKGVIKSIVGIEVQNIDYLLQKIENTIRDLVTPRIIGLQIQVIPVLDNNYIIQIRVPQSYNGPHVVDGRRFYGRNSVGKYPLDIDEIRAKFLGLAELGDKIRDYRLDRIFKIKANEGHLKVENQGIISVHIVPMNSLVFGSPFYNLGKPDDLSLWALVSNGITTITDIDGVTGYDRTYNKDQETVGGYHHLSRKGITEIIDTTIIPYDNSLSIVLLSKYLNGVLERVRENMQKLQINGPFVIMISLLNIKGIKINYYNNGFGGRMIRKEDLLLPEVVINDFENLESQLESTILLLCNAAGLNEIPKRTI; this comes from the coding sequence TTGATTAATAAATCATTTACAGATATTACCCTTGATGATATCAAAGAATTACAACAAAATTCTGTGAAAGAGGGTAAATCTATTGATTATAAAGAACAGATCAATATTAATGATAAGTCAGCACGAAAAGAATTAGCTGCAGACATTACATCCTTTGCAAATACAGTTGGTGGTGATCTTTTATTCGGTATAAAAGAAGATAAAGGTGTGATAAAGAGTATTGTAGGTATTGAAGTTCAAAATATAGATTACTTATTGCAAAAAATTGAAAATACTATTAGAGATCTCGTGACACCTAGAATAATAGGTCTTCAAATACAAGTAATTCCAGTACTCGATAATAATTATATTATTCAAATTCGGGTTCCACAATCATATAACGGTCCTCATGTGGTTGATGGTAGACGTTTTTACGGGCGAAACTCTGTAGGAAAATATCCCTTAGATATCGACGAGATAAGAGCAAAATTCTTAGGTCTGGCAGAGCTAGGCGATAAAATAAGAGATTACCGATTGGATCGAATATTTAAAATAAAAGCGAATGAAGGTCATTTAAAAGTAGAGAATCAAGGGATTATAAGTGTCCATATTGTACCAATGAATTCCTTAGTTTTTGGAAGTCCTTTTTATAATTTAGGAAAACCAGATGACTTGAGTTTATGGGCATTAGTATCGAATGGCATTACAACAATTACTGACATCGATGGTGTAACTGGCTATGACCGTACATACAATAAAGACCAAGAAACAGTGGGTGGATATCACCACCTTAGTCGAAAAGGGATAACGGAAATTATAGATACTACAATTATACCGTATGACAATAGTTTAAGCATAGTTTTATTATCAAAGTATTTAAATGGCGTGCTGGAAAGAGTTAGAGAAAATATGCAGAAGTTACAAATTAACGGACCTTTTGTAATAATGATATCGCTACTAAACATCAAGGGAATAAAAATTAATTATTATAACAATGGATTTGGAGGGCGAATGATTAGGAAAGAAGACTTACTGTTACCTGAAGTTGTTATAAATGATTTTGAGAACTTAGAGAGTCAGTTGGAATCTACAATCCTTCTATTGTGTAACGCTGCCGGATTAAATGAAATTCCAAAAAGGACTATTTAA
- a CDS encoding ATP-dependent DNA helicase: MNSIDYEILNIDKVICRNISRFDSYERGLLSQNILSQLRNFVEHISLKAYANGQDLENSYENIGKANKFVKSKGNLKFLNKFHKLLQITASHYTLNEENSERLMLKYYEYLLKIKNYLKSEFNLDVLTNIDKYPINVDSNLKEYYGKISEKINRSPLQKTNSIYKERYYIQRIKPFFVDYNVYYEVTLTVASDKASKFDRIIAFTKLDLSHNYAVKLSIKDDTVNILGKKMPILIIEGWEVSIRPCELNNFAKIFGINPKIQGGHTEYRELMRYLTETGLNLVEVIDSPETEYMSTKSRITQKSKAALFFETLDKCRELAKNNSLGSNVIRYLLYRLNNKVIKQQYESGDCEILSNLNLDYRCIPFDKMPFNTSLKNHNPKLSDLLDCIDTNNRGHEIFARFIKNNTEINGLLYTPKNDIIGFDNIEGFMETYNSKLYYKHQHRKLENYKNYIYINGYEKDTQSIIQKLKGLASSGIDNYSNSVQFWLQSSAYDIDCDEKKSYINKMFENSKVAFIYGSAGTGKSTMINHISNFFNDKKKLYLANTNPAVDNLKRRVNAANCTFKTIAKFIAQRNCETDFDLLIIDECSTVSNLDMLKVIRKASFKLLVLVGDVYQIDSIVFGNWFEIARSFVPETSVFELTKPYRTSNSKLLTLWNKVRNMDEDLLEHITKNNYSISLNESIFEHSGEDEIILCLNYDGLYGINNINRFLQSSNENYAYYWGIQTYKVNDPILFNESERFAPLIYNNLKGKIVGIEIFNNKIQFDIELDKVINQLDAAGYDFQLIGSSDNGNSIIRFFVNKYRSTDEDDDLSSDAVVPFQVAYAVSIHKAQGLEYKSVKIVITDEIEEMITHNIFYTAITRAKEELKIYWTPETENKVLSNLERKNSKRDVSLLSSKISEPVV; encoded by the coding sequence TTGAATAGTATTGATTATGAAATCTTAAATATCGATAAAGTTATATGCAGAAATATTTCTAGATTTGACTCGTATGAAAGAGGGTTACTATCACAAAATATTCTATCGCAGCTAAGAAATTTCGTTGAACATATTTCATTAAAAGCATACGCCAATGGACAAGATCTTGAGAACAGCTATGAAAATATAGGGAAGGCAAATAAATTTGTTAAATCTAAAGGTAATTTAAAGTTTTTGAATAAATTTCATAAGCTTTTACAGATTACAGCCTCTCATTATACTCTTAATGAGGAAAACTCAGAAAGACTAATGTTGAAGTACTATGAGTATCTACTTAAAATAAAAAACTATCTAAAAAGTGAATTCAATCTTGATGTTTTAACTAACATAGATAAGTATCCAATTAATGTAGATTCAAATCTTAAAGAGTATTATGGAAAAATATCGGAGAAAATAAATCGATCACCCTTGCAGAAAACCAATAGCATTTATAAAGAACGCTACTATATCCAAAGAATAAAGCCATTTTTCGTAGATTATAATGTTTATTATGAAGTTACACTAACTGTTGCAAGTGATAAAGCAAGTAAGTTTGATAGAATTATTGCATTTACAAAACTAGATCTTTCACATAACTATGCTGTTAAACTTTCAATAAAGGATGATACTGTAAATATTTTAGGAAAAAAAATGCCGATTCTAATTATTGAGGGGTGGGAAGTTTCAATTCGCCCTTGTGAACTTAATAATTTTGCGAAAATATTTGGAATTAATCCCAAAATACAAGGTGGACATACTGAGTATCGCGAGTTAATGAGATATCTAACTGAAACTGGACTGAATTTAGTTGAAGTCATTGACTCCCCAGAAACTGAATATATGAGTACCAAAAGCCGTATAACTCAAAAATCTAAAGCCGCACTTTTTTTTGAAACCCTAGATAAATGCCGTGAATTGGCAAAAAATAATAGTTTAGGAAGTAATGTAATTAGATATTTACTTTACAGACTAAATAACAAAGTTATAAAGCAGCAATATGAATCTGGAGATTGCGAAATATTATCAAATCTAAATCTAGATTATAGGTGTATACCGTTTGATAAAATGCCGTTTAATACATCATTAAAAAATCATAATCCTAAACTGTCGGATTTACTCGACTGCATTGATACAAATAATCGAGGCCATGAAATTTTTGCAAGATTTATCAAAAATAATACAGAAATAAATGGTCTATTATATACCCCTAAGAACGATATTATAGGTTTTGATAATATCGAAGGTTTTATGGAGACCTATAACAGTAAATTGTATTATAAGCATCAACATAGGAAATTAGAGAATTACAAAAATTATATTTATATAAATGGTTATGAAAAGGACACTCAAAGTATAATTCAAAAGCTTAAAGGGTTAGCTTCATCTGGTATAGATAATTACTCAAACTCTGTTCAATTTTGGTTGCAATCTTCCGCCTATGATATTGATTGTGATGAGAAGAAATCTTATATAAATAAAATGTTTGAGAACTCCAAAGTAGCTTTTATATACGGTTCTGCTGGAACAGGAAAATCTACTATGATAAATCATATCTCTAATTTTTTTAATGATAAAAAGAAGCTCTATTTGGCAAACACTAATCCAGCAGTAGATAACTTAAAAAGGAGAGTTAATGCTGCTAATTGTACTTTTAAAACTATTGCAAAATTCATAGCACAAAGGAATTGTGAAACAGATTTTGATTTATTGATTATTGACGAGTGTAGTACAGTTAGTAATTTAGATATGCTTAAAGTCATAAGAAAGGCATCCTTCAAATTATTAGTTTTAGTTGGAGATGTTTATCAAATCGACTCAATAGTCTTCGGAAATTGGTTTGAGATTGCTCGTTCCTTTGTTCCTGAGACATCAGTATTTGAGTTAACAAAGCCTTATCGAACTAGTAATTCTAAGTTGCTTACTTTGTGGAATAAGGTTAGGAACATGGATGAGGATTTATTGGAACACATTACCAAAAACAATTATTCTATCAGCCTAAATGAATCGATATTTGAACATTCTGGAGAAGATGAAATAATACTATGTTTAAATTATGATGGTCTTTATGGAATAAACAATATTAATCGATTTTTGCAAAGTAGCAATGAAAACTATGCTTATTACTGGGGTATCCAGACCTATAAGGTCAATGATCCTATTTTGTTTAATGAGTCAGAAAGATTTGCTCCTTTAATTTATAACAACTTAAAAGGGAAAATAGTAGGTATAGAAATATTTAATAATAAAATACAATTCGATATTGAACTAGATAAAGTAATAAATCAGTTGGATGCAGCGGGATATGATTTTCAGCTGATAGGTAGTTCTGATAATGGAAATTCGATTATACGCTTTTTTGTTAATAAGTATAGAAGCACTGATGAAGATGACGATTTATCATCTGATGCTGTGGTTCCATTTCAGGTTGCCTATGCTGTTTCTATTCACAAAGCACAGGGGCTGGAATACAAATCTGTTAAAATTGTTATAACAGATGAAATTGAAGAAATGATTACTCACAACATATTCTATACAGCAATAACTCGTGCTAAGGAAGAATTAAAAATATACTGGACACCAGAAACGGAGAATAAAGTTTTGAGTAATCTGGAAAGAAAAAATAGCAAAAGAGATGTTTCTCTATTATCATCAAAGATTAGTGAGCCAGTTGTATAA
- a CDS encoding protein kinase family protein → MMAGIFILERVEFMLLKEGKVIEFDKSKSLEYVRNLGKGGTGQTELFKEKLTDTLFAIKKYNPVLENDTDDGFERFINEIKILFKVSHPNIVRIYNYYLYPEHKTGYIEMEYIDGIPINEYVPVGSHKPWEKIFLEVVEAFAYLEKIKVLHRDIKSSNILIDENNNVKVIDFGFGKKLEANETEGNSIVLNWPYSIHPEEIQTGSKYDHQTEIFYIGSLFEQLLGDEIESFKYKTIIMNMMKVSRTERYNDFSSILREVYGSQLITEMFLDEDKQTYNAFADNLMNIINHFTSDFNPVDDEDKIMRELLKIVEANALEYIIQDNAPLIRSFVNNSFNYSIRPTINVEVITDFIEMLSRFTPYQRKVVINNIKSRLNTVKINYTFDDDDLPF, encoded by the coding sequence ATGATGGCTGGCATTTTTATATTAGAAAGGGTGGAGTTTATGTTGCTAAAGGAAGGAAAAGTGATTGAATTTGATAAAAGTAAGTCATTGGAATATGTAAGAAACTTAGGAAAAGGGGGTACAGGACAGACAGAATTATTTAAAGAGAAATTAACGGATACTCTATTTGCTATAAAGAAGTATAATCCAGTTCTTGAAAATGATACAGATGATGGATTTGAAAGATTTATTAATGAAATAAAAATACTTTTTAAAGTTTCACATCCCAACATTGTGAGGATTTATAATTATTATTTATACCCTGAACATAAAACTGGATATATTGAAATGGAATATATTGATGGAATTCCAATTAATGAATATGTTCCAGTTGGTTCTCATAAACCTTGGGAAAAGATATTTCTGGAAGTGGTAGAAGCCTTCGCTTATTTGGAAAAGATAAAAGTATTACATCGAGATATAAAATCGTCAAATATATTAATAGATGAAAATAATAATGTGAAAGTGATTGACTTCGGCTTTGGTAAGAAGTTAGAGGCTAATGAAACTGAGGGGAATAGTATAGTTTTAAACTGGCCATATAGTATTCACCCTGAAGAAATACAAACAGGTTCAAAGTACGATCATCAAACAGAAATTTTTTATATTGGAAGCCTTTTCGAACAATTATTAGGTGATGAGATTGAAAGCTTTAAGTATAAGACTATTATAATGAACATGATGAAGGTTTCTAGGACAGAGAGATATAACGACTTTAGTTCCATATTAAGAGAAGTTTATGGAAGTCAATTAATTACTGAAATGTTTTTAGATGAGGACAAACAAACTTATAATGCATTCGCAGATAATCTGATGAATATTATAAATCACTTCACTTCAGATTTTAATCCCGTAGATGATGAAGATAAAATAATGAGAGAACTCTTGAAAATCGTTGAAGCAAATGCCTTGGAATATATTATACAAGACAACGCACCTCTAATACGGTCTTTCGTTAATAATAGTTTTAATTATTCTATAAGGCCGACTATTAATGTAGAGGTTATAACCGATTTCATTGAAATGTTAAGTAGGTTTACGCCTTATCAACGGAAGGTTGTAATCAACAATATCAAATCGAGATTAAATACAGTTAAGATAAATTATACATTTGATGATGATGATTTGCCGTTCTAG
- a CDS encoding type I restriction endonuclease subunit R, which translates to MSFLENFTEDKLEEAAIEILQELDYEYIFGPEISSDGERPERKDYRTVILENRVKDALFKNNRHLPHEALEEAFRQIIAFNSPSLEENNRYFHKLITEGIDVSFHKDGQNRSMKAFLIDFEKPSNNEFLVVNQFTIVEKEERRPDLILFINGIPFVVIELKSASDENVSIDNAYAQIQTYKRDIPSLFYYNAFCILSDGINAKAGTITANQERFMNWRSVDGETIEPLEVPQYEVMLRGMLSKERLIDIIQNFILFQESHEEERDENGKKIGDKKTIAKIMAAYHQYFAVKKAVEHTKTATSENGDRKIGVIWHTQGSGKSFSMVFYTGQLINQLNNPTIVVITDRNDLDDQLFSTFSKSQDILRQAPKQADIRKLTDEQKKQQANEKSKEINGLYDLLNERQSGGIIFTTIQKFKPEEEGEVPVLTDRKNVIIIADEAHRSQYGFSAKTNTKTGDVKYGYAKYLRDALPNASFIGFTGTPIELEDKSTPAVFGNYIDIYDMTRAVEDEATVRIYYENRIIRLEANEEELARIDEEFEEITEDQEESTREKYKSKWSRLEAIVGSPSRIQKLAKDIVNHYEEKAKTIDGKAMVVCMSRRICVALYDEIVKLRPDWHSDDEDKGKIKVVMTGSAGDEDALQAHIGGKKRRDLLAKRMKDNSDELKIVIVRDMWLTGFDVPSMHTMYIDKPMQGHNLMQAIARVNRVFKDKSGGVVVDYIGILESLKKALNEYTDSDKETTGIDTSAAVAVMKEKLEILQNMMHGYDYSAYMSTSQSGRIRAITGGMNVIFGKNDKEQKEFKQTATELAKAHSLCAATDEGKAVALEVSYFKAVKASLNKLQEKQPKRKSKKEVEARVSQLLERSIISEEAVDVFEVMGLKHPDVSILSEEFLEEVRTYEHKNLAVEMLKKLLEGNIKTMEKRNLVKSKKYSEKLKQSLNKYKNQAITNAEVMEELIQMANDMKKARQEEEDLGLNDDEIAFYDALTSESIVKELMEDEVLLKIANELTQAVRRNMTIDWHVRKSARAGMRRIIKRLLKKYDYPPEQAKKALDTVMHQAELMAENTEVRDWDIQQAAESKGEYRL; encoded by the coding sequence ATGAGTTTCCTAGAAAATTTTACGGAAGATAAGCTAGAAGAAGCAGCCATTGAGATTCTTCAAGAGCTTGACTATGAATACATCTTTGGACCCGAAATTAGTTCTGATGGGGAAAGACCGGAACGGAAAGATTATAGAACTGTTATCTTAGAAAACCGTGTTAAAGATGCATTATTTAAAAATAATAGGCATTTACCACATGAGGCTTTAGAAGAAGCGTTTCGCCAAATTATTGCGTTTAACAGTCCAAGCCTAGAAGAAAATAACCGCTATTTTCACAAATTGATAACAGAGGGAATTGATGTATCATTCCACAAAGATGGTCAAAATCGCTCAATGAAAGCTTTCTTAATAGACTTTGAAAAACCATCTAATAATGAATTTCTTGTAGTCAATCAATTTACTATTGTTGAAAAAGAAGAGCGTCGCCCAGATTTAATCCTATTCATTAATGGTATTCCTTTTGTTGTCATCGAGCTAAAATCCGCTTCTGATGAAAACGTAAGTATTGATAATGCCTATGCACAGATTCAAACGTATAAGCGAGATATCCCTTCCTTATTCTACTACAATGCATTTTGCATTTTATCGGATGGGATAAATGCTAAAGCTGGAACCATTACAGCTAATCAGGAACGTTTTATGAATTGGCGTTCTGTGGATGGCGAAACGATTGAACCTTTAGAAGTTCCGCAATATGAGGTCATGTTGCGAGGGATGCTCTCAAAAGAACGATTAATTGATATTATCCAAAACTTTATTCTTTTCCAAGAATCGCACGAAGAGGAACGAGATGAAAATGGGAAGAAAATCGGGGATAAGAAGACGATTGCAAAAATTATGGCTGCCTACCACCAATATTTTGCTGTGAAAAAGGCTGTGGAACATACAAAAACAGCAACAAGTGAAAATGGAGATCGTAAAATCGGTGTTATTTGGCATACTCAAGGATCCGGTAAAAGTTTTTCAATGGTTTTCTATACAGGACAGCTTATCAATCAACTAAATAATCCAACCATTGTCGTAATTACAGACCGAAATGATTTAGATGATCAGCTGTTTTCTACTTTCTCTAAGTCACAGGATATATTAAGACAAGCTCCGAAACAAGCAGATATTCGGAAGCTAACTGACGAGCAGAAAAAACAACAAGCTAATGAAAAATCTAAAGAGATAAACGGATTGTACGATCTTCTAAACGAACGACAATCAGGTGGGATCATTTTTACGACTATCCAAAAGTTTAAGCCGGAAGAAGAAGGAGAAGTGCCTGTCCTAACTGATCGTAAAAATGTCATTATTATTGCGGATGAGGCCCACCGTAGTCAATATGGATTTTCAGCCAAGACAAATACAAAAACAGGCGATGTGAAATATGGTTATGCAAAATATTTGCGTGATGCACTTCCGAACGCTTCCTTTATTGGTTTTACTGGAACACCGATTGAACTAGAGGATAAATCAACACCAGCTGTTTTTGGTAATTATATTGATATATATGATATGACACGAGCAGTGGAAGATGAAGCGACAGTTCGAATTTATTATGAAAATCGGATAATTCGTTTAGAAGCCAATGAAGAGGAATTAGCCAGAATTGATGAAGAATTTGAAGAGATTACGGAAGATCAAGAAGAATCGACCCGTGAAAAATATAAATCTAAATGGTCTAGGCTTGAAGCAATTGTTGGTTCTCCTAGTCGAATTCAGAAGTTAGCAAAAGATATCGTCAACCATTACGAAGAAAAAGCTAAAACGATTGATGGGAAAGCGATGGTTGTCTGTATGAGTCGCCGTATTTGTGTTGCACTATACGATGAAATTGTTAAACTTCGACCAGATTGGCATTCTGATGACGAAGACAAAGGGAAAATAAAAGTAGTTATGACTGGTAGCGCAGGAGATGAGGACGCTTTACAAGCGCACATTGGCGGAAAAAAACGACGAGACTTATTAGCTAAACGAATGAAAGATAACAGTGATGAATTAAAAATCGTTATTGTTCGTGATATGTGGCTAACCGGATTCGATGTTCCTTCCATGCATACGATGTATATCGATAAACCAATGCAAGGCCACAATTTAATGCAGGCGATTGCAAGGGTTAACCGTGTATTCAAAGATAAATCTGGTGGGGTAGTTGTTGACTATATAGGAATATTAGAAAGCTTGAAAAAGGCGTTAAATGAATATACAGACAGTGATAAGGAAACTACAGGTATTGATACTTCAGCTGCTGTTGCTGTAATGAAAGAGAAATTGGAAATCTTGCAAAATATGATGCACGGTTATGATTACTCGGCTTATATGAGTACATCACAATCAGGACGAATTCGTGCCATTACTGGTGGTATGAACGTCATCTTCGGTAAGAATGACAAGGAACAAAAGGAATTTAAACAGACAGCAACAGAATTAGCCAAGGCCCATTCGTTATGTGCTGCGACTGATGAAGGTAAAGCTGTAGCACTGGAAGTTAGCTATTTTAAAGCAGTTAAAGCAAGTCTTAATAAACTTCAAGAAAAACAACCGAAACGTAAATCGAAAAAGGAAGTAGAAGCACGAGTTAGTCAGTTACTGGAGCGCTCTATTATTTCTGAAGAAGCGGTAGATGTATTTGAAGTAATGGGACTGAAACATCCAGATGTATCCATTTTATCGGAAGAGTTCTTAGAAGAGGTTCGAACATACGAGCATAAAAACTTAGCAGTTGAAATGCTTAAAAAGCTATTAGAAGGCAACATCAAAACGATGGAGAAACGCAACCTCGTTAAATCTAAGAAATACTCGGAAAAACTAAAACAGTCCTTAAATAAATACAAAAACCAAGCAATTACAAATGCTGAAGTAATGGAAGAATTAATCCAAATGGCAAATGATATGAAAAAGGCACGACAAGAGGAAGAAGACTTAGGCTTAAACGATGATGAAATTGCCTTCTATGATGCTTTAACATCTGAATCCATTGTAAAAGAGTTAATGGAAGATGAAGTATTACTAAAAATAGCAAACGAACTTACACAGGCAGTAAGACGTAACATGACTATTGATTGGCATGTTCGAAAGAGCGCACGAGCTGGAATGCGACGAATTATTAAGAGGCTCTTGAAAAAGTATGATTATCCACCAGAACAGGCGAAAAAAGCTTTGGATACTGTTATGCATCAAGCAGAATTGATGGCGGAAAATACGGAAGTAAGGGATTGGGATATACAGCAAGCTGCAGAATCAAAAGGTGAATATAGATTATAA
- a CDS encoding restriction endonuclease subunit S, whose protein sequence is MSFKKSEVGLIPENWDVVELKLKASITMGQSPKSDSYNNEGLGIPFMQGRKTFGDKYHDIDTWCTDPKRLADKGDILMSVRAPVGDVNVATTDLCIGRGLASLKMLNGNNEFLYYLLKSYVGEITSRETGTVFASINKKGLETIKLPFPSDKEQRVIANILSTLDEKTKTNNKINEKLEEMAQSLFKHWFVDFEFPNENGEPYKSSGGEMIKSELGMIPKDWDVSQLGELVDVIDNRGKTPPLSKDVTCYPIIDVRALSGKNRIVNYDNCTKFVDKKTYDSWFRNGHPKEGDILLSTVGSIGELKLFYGDIGCIAQNVVALRTKNISYLYLYQYLQNIKNELVSYNIGSVQPSIKITHVKKHKILVPNKNIERDFIKFIDNISGLIYNNILESKHLTSVRDILLPKLMSGEIRVLLEGEVLESKS, encoded by the coding sequence ATGAGTTTTAAAAAATCTGAGGTAGGTTTAATCCCTGAAAATTGGGATGTGGTTGAGTTAAAGTTAAAAGCCAGTATTACAATGGGACAATCTCCGAAGTCAGATTCATATAACAATGAAGGTTTAGGAATACCTTTTATGCAGGGACGAAAAACATTCGGTGATAAATATCATGATATAGATACTTGGTGTACTGATCCAAAGAGGCTTGCCGATAAAGGTGATATTTTAATGAGTGTTCGCGCTCCGGTTGGAGACGTGAATGTAGCAACTACTGACTTATGTATAGGCCGTGGATTAGCAAGTCTTAAAATGCTTAATGGTAATAATGAGTTTTTATACTATTTATTAAAAAGCTATGTTGGAGAAATAACTAGTAGAGAAACAGGTACTGTTTTTGCATCTATTAACAAAAAGGGTTTAGAGACAATTAAGTTACCTTTTCCTAGTGATAAAGAACAAAGAGTGATAGCAAACATTCTCTCAACCTTAGACGAAAAAACAAAAACAAATAATAAAATCAACGAAAAGTTGGAAGAAATGGCGCAATCTTTATTTAAACATTGGTTTGTGGATTTTGAGTTTCCGAATGAGAATGGTGAGCCATATAAATCCAGTGGTGGAGAAATGATCAAAAGTGAGTTAGGGATGATTCCAAAGGATTGGGATGTAAGTCAACTAGGTGAATTAGTGGATGTAATTGATAATAGAGGTAAAACGCCACCTTTAAGCAAAGATGTAACTTGTTACCCTATTATTGATGTAAGGGCTTTGTCTGGAAAAAATCGAATCGTAAACTATGATAATTGTACTAAATTCGTAGATAAGAAGACCTATGATTCGTGGTTTAGAAATGGACATCCAAAAGAAGGGGATATTCTATTGTCTACGGTTGGTAGCATTGGGGAATTGAAGCTTTTTTATGGAGATATAGGGTGTATTGCACAGAATGTAGTAGCTTTAAGAACGAAAAATATTTCTTATCTTTACTTGTATCAGTATTTGCAAAATATCAAGAATGAATTGGTTTCTTATAATATTGGATCTGTCCAACCTAGCATAAAAATCACCCATGTAAAAAAACATAAAATATTAGTGCCAAATAAGAATATAGAACGAGACTTTATAAAGTTTATTGATAATATCTCAGGATTAATCTATAACAATATATTAGAAAGTAAGCATTTAACATCAGTAAGAGATATTCTTCTTCCAAAATTAATGTCTGGGGAAATTCGTGTCTTATTAGAGGGTGAGGTTTTAGAAAGTAAGAGTTAA